In Amyelois transitella isolate CPQ chromosome 3, ilAmyTran1.1, whole genome shotgun sequence, a single genomic region encodes these proteins:
- the LOC106133536 gene encoding transcription factor Ken isoform X2, with the protein MFDTNVFLNFYNEIANRSALQLASAGMMGEGLLTLTYGKHHACILNEVGAAWRGARYSDLVLVCDDAVPLAAHRIVMAAASPLIRKILDDTPSVENPVTIHMSGISSTLMRHLLVFLYSGQAYIESGEIDDMQELFELLEIKSDVWKSTKERQQAEERNRSCERLKAKVLKTDINSNESSKHDAPSGSSHSESERVTPSAGYSKDKGDSESMSIKKENMSTSSNDERDDEEQDSENKECGRLTSRRRSSLNPVNLSVARNSEHTGSEHDDSQDVDVETVAAKNISRRRSTSSSQDDPPPETGYRRQLLSDRLGRGIERAKRKSHYLEPPELDLRTVKLEDYAHLKPPDADLMSLVHSSPENIVVTPHRKRRPGFHNSPSQNPPFVSYPPSYLEEIAHLRYQQGSAGAAAVAASARLGVLHPLSASAPPYLPERSATPPTATHEDALKYRPPSAGSWGPWLCQPTMGGDDPPSTEHDQSSSKQTPVREYRCEYCGKQFGMSWNLKTHLRVHTGEKPFACRLCVAMFKQKAHLLKHLCSVHRNVISSSENDGRTNTPGRFNCCFCQLTFEALPELIRHLSGPHNSLLLSKNIHE; encoded by the exons TGCTGGAATGATGGGCGAAGGGCTGCTGACACTCACGTACGGCAAGCACCACGCCTGCATCTTGAACGAGGTGGGGGCGGCGTGGCGGGGGGCGCGGTACTCCGACCTGGTGCTGGTGTGTGACGACGCGGTGCCCCTGGCTGCGCATCGCATCGTCATGGCTGCAGCGAGCCCTCTCATCAG GAAAATACTCGATGACACTCCGTCAGTTGAGAACCCCGTCACAATCCACATGTCCGGAATCAGCAGCACCCTTATGCGACATCTTCTTGTCTTCTTGTACAGCGGCCAAGCATACATTGAG tcTGGTGAAATCGATGATATGCAAGAGCTTTTTGAATTGTTAGAAATTAAATCAGACGTGTGGAAATCAACAAAAGAACGGCAACAAGCAGAGGAACGAAACAGATCTTGTGAACGATTAAAAGCAAAAGTGCTCAAGACGGACATCAACAGCAATGAAAGCAGTAAACATGATGCGCCCTCTGGCTCGTCTCATTCAGAAAGTGAACGAGTTACTCCTAGTGCAGGTTACAGCAAAGATAAAGGCGATTCTGAATCCATGAGCATAAAGAAAGAGAACATGTCCACCAGCAGTAATGACGAGAGAGACGATGAAGAACAGGATTCGGAAAACAAGGAATGTGGCCGGCTGACATCGAGACGGAGAAGTTCACTTAATCCTGTCAATTTGTCAGTCGCAAGAAACTCAGAACATACAGGCAGTGAGCATGACGATTCCCAAGACGTGGATGTAGAAACAGTTGCGGCAAAG AACATATCCCGGAGAAGATCGACATCATCCAGTCAAGATGACCCACCCCCGGAAACAGGATACAGGAGACAACTACTCAGTGACAGGTTGGGACGAGGTATCGAAAGAGCCAAAAGAAAATCACACTATCTGGAGCCGCCTGAGTTAGATTTACGGACGGTGAAATTAGAAGACTACGCACATTTGAAACCACCCGACGCGGACCTGATGTCACTCGTTCACTCGTCACCCGAGAATATTGTGGTCACACCTCACCGGAAAAGACGACCCGGTTTCCATAACTCACCCTCACAAAATCCTCCATTTGTATCATATCCCCCGAGCTACTTAGAAGAAATAGCACATCTTCGGTATCAACAAGGTAGCGCTGGCGCGGCGGCGGTTGCTGCCAGTGCGAGACTGGGAGTTTTACATCCACTGAGTGCCTCAGCGCCACCTTATTTACCCGAAAGGAGTGCCACGCCTCCAACGGCGACACATGAAGATGCACTTAAATATCGACCGCCGAGTGCTGGGTCGTGGGGTCCATGGCTATGCCAACCCACAATGGGCGGAGATGATCCCCCATCTACGGAACATGATCAAAGTTCCAGCAAACAAACTCCAGTAAGAGAGTATCGTTGCGAATACTGCGGAAAACAATTTGGTATGTCGTGGAATCTCAAGACGCATCTCCGAGTACATACAGGCGAGAAACCTTTTGCTTGTAGACTTTGTGTCGCAATGTTTAAGCAAAAGGCACATTTGTTGAAGCATCTCTGTTCTGTTCATCGAAATGTGATATCTTCCAGCGAAAATGACGGGCGGACCAACACGCCGGGAAGGTTCAATTGTTGCTTCTGCCAACTCACTTTTGAGGCGTTACCAGAACTCATAAGACACTTGTCAGGACCTCACAATAGTTTGCTCCTCAGCAAAAATATACACGAATGA
- the LOC106133536 gene encoding transcription factor Ken 1 isoform X1 — protein MAAASPLIRKILDDTPSVENPVTIHMSGISSTLMRHLLVFLYSGQAYIESGEIDDMQELFELLEIKSDVWKSTKERQQAEERNRSCERLKAKVLKTDINSNESSKHDAPSGSSHSESERVTPSAGYSKDKGDSESMSIKKENMSTSSNDERDDEEQDSENKECGRLTSRRRSSLNPVNLSVARNSEHTGSEHDDSQDVDVETVAAKNISRRRSTSSSQDDPPPETGYRRQLLSDRLGRGIERAKRKSHYLEPPELDLRTVKLEDYAHLKPPDADLMSLVHSSPENIVVTPHRKRRPGFHNSPSQNPPFVSYPPSYLEEIAHLRYQQGSAGAAAVAASARLGVLHPLSASAPPYLPERSATPPTATHEDALKYRPPSAGSWGPWLCQPTMGGDDPPSTEHDQSSSKQTPVREYRCEYCGKQFGMSWNLKTHLRVHTGEKPFACRLCVAMFKQKAHLLKHLCSVHRNVISSSENDGRTNTPGRFNCCFCQLTFEALPELIRHLSGPHNSLLLSKNIHE, from the exons ATGGCTGCAGCGAGCCCTCTCATCAG GAAAATACTCGATGACACTCCGTCAGTTGAGAACCCCGTCACAATCCACATGTCCGGAATCAGCAGCACCCTTATGCGACATCTTCTTGTCTTCTTGTACAGCGGCCAAGCATACATTGAG tcTGGTGAAATCGATGATATGCAAGAGCTTTTTGAATTGTTAGAAATTAAATCAGACGTGTGGAAATCAACAAAAGAACGGCAACAAGCAGAGGAACGAAACAGATCTTGTGAACGATTAAAAGCAAAAGTGCTCAAGACGGACATCAACAGCAATGAAAGCAGTAAACATGATGCGCCCTCTGGCTCGTCTCATTCAGAAAGTGAACGAGTTACTCCTAGTGCAGGTTACAGCAAAGATAAAGGCGATTCTGAATCCATGAGCATAAAGAAAGAGAACATGTCCACCAGCAGTAATGACGAGAGAGACGATGAAGAACAGGATTCGGAAAACAAGGAATGTGGCCGGCTGACATCGAGACGGAGAAGTTCACTTAATCCTGTCAATTTGTCAGTCGCAAGAAACTCAGAACATACAGGCAGTGAGCATGACGATTCCCAAGACGTGGATGTAGAAACAGTTGCGGCAAAG AACATATCCCGGAGAAGATCGACATCATCCAGTCAAGATGACCCACCCCCGGAAACAGGATACAGGAGACAACTACTCAGTGACAGGTTGGGACGAGGTATCGAAAGAGCCAAAAGAAAATCACACTATCTGGAGCCGCCTGAGTTAGATTTACGGACGGTGAAATTAGAAGACTACGCACATTTGAAACCACCCGACGCGGACCTGATGTCACTCGTTCACTCGTCACCCGAGAATATTGTGGTCACACCTCACCGGAAAAGACGACCCGGTTTCCATAACTCACCCTCACAAAATCCTCCATTTGTATCATATCCCCCGAGCTACTTAGAAGAAATAGCACATCTTCGGTATCAACAAGGTAGCGCTGGCGCGGCGGCGGTTGCTGCCAGTGCGAGACTGGGAGTTTTACATCCACTGAGTGCCTCAGCGCCACCTTATTTACCCGAAAGGAGTGCCACGCCTCCAACGGCGACACATGAAGATGCACTTAAATATCGACCGCCGAGTGCTGGGTCGTGGGGTCCATGGCTATGCCAACCCACAATGGGCGGAGATGATCCCCCATCTACGGAACATGATCAAAGTTCCAGCAAACAAACTCCAGTAAGAGAGTATCGTTGCGAATACTGCGGAAAACAATTTGGTATGTCGTGGAATCTCAAGACGCATCTCCGAGTACATACAGGCGAGAAACCTTTTGCTTGTAGACTTTGTGTCGCAATGTTTAAGCAAAAGGCACATTTGTTGAAGCATCTCTGTTCTGTTCATCGAAATGTGATATCTTCCAGCGAAAATGACGGGCGGACCAACACGCCGGGAAGGTTCAATTGTTGCTTCTGCCAACTCACTTTTGAGGCGTTACCAGAACTCATAAGACACTTGTCAGGACCTCACAATAGTTTGCTCCTCAGCAAAAATATACACGAATGA